CCCTGAAGCAGCCTCAATCCCTGAAGTCACAGCCACAGCTCCTGAAGTTGACACCTTCACCTTTGATGAGATTGACCTGTCGGGCTGCGGGCTGATGCTTCTGGAGGAAGGAACTGATTTTAGGGCGGATGGGATCTACCTTTTTAGCGGTTATGTCGACCCTGCAGTTTCTCCTCAACCGGGCGGCAGTATGCGGATGAGGCTTGATAGTGAGCTCGTTCGCTTCACCCGCACCGAGATTGAGGGCGAGGGTATTCCAGGGGGGCAGTACTCCGTCCAACGCTTTGTCAGTGAGGACGGAGACACTACAGTAACTGTCGCAGTCGGCAACGTTGAGAGTGGTATCGAGGAAGCCAATGCTATAACCGATGCCACTATCACCGTCACCCGCGATGGTCAGGAAACTACCGTTGAAGCAGTCGGCGACACTGGCTGCTAGCGCCGCTTGGGATCGTGGCGCATGGCTTTGTGGATGGCTTTCCAGCGTCGCTTGGTGTTGAGGCTGGCTAAGCTGTCCTGCCGTTCGGCCAGATGGCGCTGCTCTCGCTGTAGCTTGTGGTAGCTGTGTAACCGGGCTGGATCGAGATCGCCGGTTGCGATCGCAGCCTGCACTGCACACCCCGGCTCTTGCTGATGCTGGCAATCGCGAAAGCGGCACTGCTGCGCCAGCGTTTCCACCTCAGAAAATGCTGTTTCCAGCCCCTCTGCTGTGGACCAGAGCTGCAGTTCCCGCATACCCGGAGTGTCGATCAGCAGCGCCCCAGAGGGCAGCCGCAGCAGATGGCGGTGGGTGGTAGTATGTCGCCCCCGCTGGTCGTTGGCCCTCACCGCCCGAGTCTCCTGCAAAGAGTCTCCCAGCAGTGAGTTGGTCAAAGTTGACTTACCCACGCCAGAGGAGCCGATTAGAGCTACCGTTTGCCCCGGCTGTAGATAAGGCTCTAGCGCCTCTATCCCAGATCCCGTTAGAGCACTGATCGGCACGACCGGCACACCGAGGGCAATTCCCTCTACTGCCTCCAACCGAGTCTCTAGGTCTTCGCAGTCATCGGCCTTGTTCAGCACAATCACCGGATTAGCTCCACTTTCCCAAGCCAGCACCAGCGATCGCTCAATCCGCCGCAGGTTAAAATCACCGTCCAATCCCGACACCAAAAAAACGGTATCTATATTGGCAGCAACCACCTGGGCCTCTGTCTTACCGCCAGCTGCCTTGCGCGCGAACTGGCTTTGCCGGGGCAGCACCTGGTGAATCGTGGCATGGGTGCCGTCGTCGTGCAGCTGCACTGCGACCCAGTCCCCCACTGCCGGAAAGGCCGAGAGATCTGCTGCCTGGTGCCGAAATTGTCCGCTGAGCTGGGCTGGGAGCTCACCCTGCTCGGTATAAATCCGGTAGGTTCTGCGATATTCCAGCGCTACCCGCGCGGCTACGTACTCTGAACCGTTGGTCAGCGTAGCAAAATGCTGGTTGGTGCGATCGCACCAACCCAATTCAGTTAAGTTCAACGTCTTTTTCCTCAGTGAAGCCTACGAAGGGCAAGGCTTCTAAGGGCTGAAGCTGGGCGTGAAATGCTTAAGCAGCCAGATCAGCCGCTGACCTTGCCAGAAGAGTATTGAAAATGCCGTGCGATACAGACTCAGCCATAATCTTTACCTCCTATAGCAAGCAGCCCGGTGAGGGCAATACTCCCAAAGTAGCCTGTGGTTCAAGATTTAGCAAACTCGCAAAGCGAGCCCTTTGGCAATATCCGTGAAAAGGGAGATGTGTAGCTACGGATACTTTTTGTAGGGTTTGCCCAAAGCTTAGGAGGGTTTAAGGATTTCATGGACAGGCAAAACGACCACGCCCGAGACAGCTTGGCCCACCAACGTCTCCAGGCAGATCAGCGCCAAAATGCCATGCGCACTCGCACTGAGGCTGAAATGCACCAGGCTGACTCATCCAACCTAGAGGAGCAGTCTCGAGCAACGCTGGCTCGCCAGCGGCAGCACAGTGAGCACCTCCAAGATACGCTGCGGGAACGCACCGAAGAGGAAATTGAGTAGCAGCCAAAAGCGGCTGCAAAGCACCTTTTCTTAACATTTTCTGGCGATTTACAGGAAAACTCGCCTCGTCATTTCTACCCTAGGGGAGAATTCCTTGCTTTCTTAAGCCTATGCCTAGGAGGGGGATGCTAGGCTTATAGCGATGCCTGGACACTGAAGCATGGTATTGACTCCCGAAACGCTACAACCCTCCTTCTCCTCTGATGCTCAAGCAGGCAACGACAGGGTCGCTGTTCTGCTGATGGGCTATGGCGAAGTTGAAAGCTACGAAGACTTTGCTAACTACAACGAGCAGGCGCTAAACCTGCTCACAGCCAAGTTCGCCCCCGTGCCGACCTGGGTGTATCCTCCCTTGGCTAAGCTGCTGGCCGCCTTTGACCTACACGAGTGGGATCACCAGCACGACCACTTCATTTCTCCCCACAACGCTATCTTCGAAAAACAGCGGGCTGGCGTTGAGCAAGCCCTGAAAGAGCGCTGGGGCGATCGCATTAAAGTTTTCAAAGCCTACAACTTCTGTAAGCCATTTCTGCCTGAGCAGGTGCTGGCCCAGATCAAGGAAGAAGGCTTTGACAAATTGCTGATCTATCCCCTACTGGTGGTCGATTCTATCTTCACCAGCGGCATTGCCGTAGAGCAAGTCAACAAAGCCCTGAGCGATCTTGCAGGCGGCACTGAACATTGGCTTAAAGGCACCCGCTACATTCCCTCCTTCTTCGACAAAGCTAGCTACATCGATCTGTTGGCTCGCCTAGTCGAAGAGAAGATCCAGAAGGAACTCGCCGTTGCCCACCTGCCCTCTCAAACGGGCATTGTGCTGATGAACCACGGCTGCCCCCATAAGGCCAAAGGCTTTACCTCCGGCATCGACGAGAGCCAAAAGCTTTATGAACTGGTGCGGGAGAGGCTGATCTACCGCTATCCGCTGATTTCGGTTGGCTGGCTCAATCACGACACACCCCTGATTGACTGGACTCAGCCCAACACCCATCTGGCCGCCCGCAATCTGATTGATCTGGGCGCGACATCTCTGGTGTTCATGCCTATCGGTTTTGCCACCGAGAACCACGAAACCCTACTCGACGTCGAGCATATCATCGGCAGCCTGCGGCGCAAGCACCCCGAAGTGACCTATGTGCAGATGGACTGCGTCAACGACCATCCCGAATTTCTCAAGATGGTAGCAGGCTGGGCTGATACTCACATCGCAGACTTGCTTTCGGCTCAGGCCCAGGTTGTTAACCCGGCGATGGCCGCACTGCAAGCTCAGAGCTATCAAGGCCACAGCCACGATCATGATCACCCTCACGATCACGATCACCACGCTGGGCATGGGCATCACCACCCCAGCGAGCACGAGCATCATCACGCTCATTAATGGTTTAATCTCCCAGTAACACAAATGCGGTAGAGACAGTTTCCCTGTCCCTACCGCATTTCTCTGTTTAGGTCCTGCTTAAGCCTTGCTCAGAGCTGTTGCCGTTTAATTTTACTGGCCCGTCTGAATGTAGGTATTGACGTTGCGTATGGCCTGCAGCGCATAGGGATTGTTAGGCCGGATTTGCAGCCCTGTATTGAAATATCGCAGTGCGGTCTCGTAGTCGCGGATCTCCGTAGCTGAATAACCTGCATTGATGTAGCGATCAAAGTCAGGGGCCGCATTAGCAGGGGCCGCATCGTTACTGACCCGGGCAACAGTTTGGGTAGCCTGGGCAGCCTGAGCCGTTTTTTGAATCGCGTTTTCCATATTCCAGGAGGCAATAGTGGCCATGCGATCGCCCGGATTGACCGCCAATGCCTGCTCAAAATACTGCTGCGCCACCCCATAGTTACCCACCCTTGACTCGGCATAGCCCAACCGCATCAAACGATCATATTCAGATTTGCCTGGTAGGGCCGCCTCTGGAGCAGACACACTCGCTCCCTGGGCCTGTCTAGCCTGAGGCGTATCAGTCTGTCCGCTTTCAACAGACATAATGCGCTGAATGTAGATTTCAGGAGTTATCCCTAGGTTAGAGAAGTTGGGGCTTTCTCCTTGAGTTGAGAGCCTACGACCTGAAGTATCCTCAGCTTCGGCATCGGCTAGCGTAGTTTGATCGGCAGCCTGACCATTTTCCTGGCCGTTTGCAGGGCTGCTACGAGGCTGGGTTGAGAGACTGTGGCTCTGATTTTGCTAGGGGCTTTTGTATGCCTGCCCTCCCCTGCTGCTACGAGGCTGGGTTGAGAGACTGTGGCTCTGAGCACTCACTTGCCCAGCCGGCAGCCCACTCAGCAGCAATAAACCAGCTGACATCAAAGACGCATACTTAAAGACTTTCCTCGGGTTTCCTCCGCCAAGTTAAAAATTTAAATAGTAAAAGTGCCTGATCAAGGCTTCTCACTCACACTCCGCAGCAGATCAGGCAATAACGGAAAACAGTCTATTTTTCCGCTACCTATTACCTTTGCTTTTTCAAATATTAGGCAAATCGACGTCTGCCACAGGGCAAGACCTGACCCCGAAGATCTCGCCCAAGGGGGATAGCCCTAAGTCCTAGTGCCTCAACCTCTGGGGGCAGGTGAGGGCTGCTGGTCAGAAATGGGGAGAGTTAATTTCCTGGAGGTAGAGGGAAAGCTCTGCTGTAGAAGTTCCTGTGTAGAAGTTCCTGTAGGCATAGGTTTGGGGTTCACTTCAGCGAAAGCCAGAGGTCGCTCTGTTGTTTCACTGAAACTCCCTAGAGAAATGGGTGCCTACTTTAGTTTATACTTCTTTAGATAGATGCGCGTTTCGTTGGTATGAATTCCCTATGGAAAATTCCTGGCTGACCGACTACATCCTTTATTCTGAGCGGAATGGGCAAGCATTTGCTCGTCGGGCCTGTCGGCCGCTTGAGTCTTATATGAAGCGGCTGCAGGGGCTTGCCATTACCAAAGAAGGAATGGCAGCAGAAAGTAAGTACCTAAATATTGTGCCAGGTGGAGCGACCTGTGAGTGTCCTGCCTGCCAGCTTAGGGTACCGGGCAGCTCCGGCATTTTCTGGGCTTTCAAAGACGATGAAGCCACCTTCCCCGATGAATGGCTGCGACGATTCCGTTAAATCTATTTTCACTAAAATTCGGAGCAAAATCAAAAAGGGAGGCCACTGCCTCCCAAGCTGAATCAGGGCTGCGTCACCTCAGTTCATTTCTGTTAAAGAAGCCGTTTCAGGATCTGGAATCATGGGCTCCTGAACCATTCGGTCTTCCCTAGATTTTGGCAGCACCAGATTGAGCACCAAAGCGCAAATGGAGCCGACAGAAATGCCAGACTCCAAGACGCTGCGCATCTGTTCTGGAAACCCGACCAGTGCCTCAGGAATGAAGGTCACGCTTAGCCCCGTGGCTAAAGAGGCCCCGACGATTACCAGAGATCGGTTCGTCATATTAATCTCGCGCAGAATATCAAAGCCGGCGACGACCACCGTACCGAACATCAACATAATAGCCGCTCCAAAGACAGGGGCCGGAACCGCTGTTGAAACTGCACCAATAATAGGAAACAGCCCCAAGACTGCCAAAATACAGCCGACATAGAAACCGATGTAGCGGCTGCCCACGCCCGTAAGCTGAATAATGCCGTTGTTTTGCGATAGGGTCACTGTCGGCAGCGTGCTACAGCAGGAGGCGATAAAGGAGTTAAAGCCATCTCCTAACAGGCCGCTCTTAAGGCGTCTGATACATTTAGGCCCTTGAATGGGTTCGCCAGTCACTATTGAGATGGCTGTGATATCGGCGGCTTCCGCATTTGTCATGAGTCTTCCTTTGTCACTACAAAGCTCTGGACAGATAGAAGTGGATAGCCAGAAGTAAACAGCGCTACCAAAACCTATTAAATGCCTGCTTGAGAAACCTAAGGCTATGGTTGTTAACGGCAACCTACTTAAGCTTTTTGAATAAGCTCAGCTCATTCTGGTTGTTTGAATTGATTTTTATCTGCTTTGTTTGAAGTAATTTGTATATGTCAAAACATTTAGAAGATGATCTGGCCTAGCGCCGCCGCAATTGCCGTGCGATCGCATCTCCCACCCACTGCACCACCTGCACCAGCACAATCAGCAGCACTACCGTAATCAGCATAACCTGGGTGTTAAATCGCTGATAGCCGTAGCGAATAG
The nucleotide sequence above comes from Pseudanabaena sp. FACHB-2040. Encoded proteins:
- the rsgA gene encoding ribosome small subunit-dependent GTPase A, with the translated sequence MNLTELGWCDRTNQHFATLTNGSEYVAARVALEYRRTYRIYTEQGELPAQLSGQFRHQAADLSAFPAVGDWVAVQLHDDGTHATIHQVLPRQSQFARKAAGGKTEAQVVAANIDTVFLVSGLDGDFNLRRIERSLVLAWESGANPVIVLNKADDCEDLETRLEAVEGIALGVPVVPISALTGSGIEALEPYLQPGQTVALIGSSGVGKSTLTNSLLGDSLQETRAVRANDQRGRHTTTHRHLLRLPSGALLIDTPGMRELQLWSTAEGLETAFSEVETLAQQCRFRDCQHQQEPGCAVQAAIATGDLDPARLHSYHKLQREQRHLAERQDSLASLNTKRRWKAIHKAMRHDPKRR
- a CDS encoding ferrochelatase; amino-acid sequence: MVLTPETLQPSFSSDAQAGNDRVAVLLMGYGEVESYEDFANYNEQALNLLTAKFAPVPTWVYPPLAKLLAAFDLHEWDHQHDHFISPHNAIFEKQRAGVEQALKERWGDRIKVFKAYNFCKPFLPEQVLAQIKEEGFDKLLIYPLLVVDSIFTSGIAVEQVNKALSDLAGGTEHWLKGTRYIPSFFDKASYIDLLARLVEEKIQKELAVAHLPSQTGIVLMNHGCPHKAKGFTSGIDESQKLYELVRERLIYRYPLISVGWLNHDTPLIDWTQPNTHLAARNLIDLGATSLVFMPIGFATENHETLLDVEHIIGSLRRKHPEVTYVQMDCVNDHPEFLKMVAGWADTHIADLLSAQAQVVNPAMAALQAQSYQGHSHDHDHPHDHDHHAGHGHHHPSEHEHHHAH
- a CDS encoding solute carrier family 23 protein codes for the protein MTNAEAADITAISIVTGEPIQGPKCIRRLKSGLLGDGFNSFIASCCSTLPTVTLSQNNGIIQLTGVGSRYIGFYVGCILAVLGLFPIIGAVSTAVPAPVFGAAIMLMFGTVVVAGFDILREINMTNRSLVIVGASLATGLSVTFIPEALVGFPEQMRSVLESGISVGSICALVLNLVLPKSREDRMVQEPMIPDPETASLTEMN